A genomic segment from Labrus bergylta chromosome 3, fLabBer1.1, whole genome shotgun sequence encodes:
- the stard5 gene encoding stAR-related lipid transfer protein 5 — MDYEEKAKSVADCLMGYRKDASGWKVCKKSNDVVVSWRPSSEFLGNVYKGEGIVNGSPENVWECLKPIPNGLRVSWDKNVKMFQLLEQITEDISIFRTVTPSAAMGIIAPRDFVDVILIKQYEDGTISSNASNVIHAGCPPQSGYVRGFNHPCGCICVPVSGEPKKTQVFSFFQTDLSGLLPRSVVDSFFPSSMTEFYSNLSKAVKSLKDL; from the exons ATGGATTATGAAGAGAAAGCGAAGTCGGTGGCTGATTGTTTGATGGGCTACAGGAAGGATGCGTCCGGGTGGAAAGTCTGCAAGAAATCG AATGACGTCGTCGTGTCTTGGCGTCCTTCATCTGAGTTCCTCGGGAATGT TTATAAGGGGGAGGGGATCGTCAACGGCAGCCCAGAGAATGTTTGGGAGTGCTTGAAGCCGATACCCAACGGGCTCAGAGTCAGTTGggacaaaaatgtgaaaatgtttcaactgTTGGAACAAATCACagag GACATCTCTATCTTCAGAACAGTCACGCCCTCAGCAGCTATGGGGATCATAGCTCCACGAGACTTTGTGgatgttattttaattaaacaataTGAAGACGGCACCATTTCATCAAATG CCAGCAACGTGATTCACGCGGGCTGTCCTCCCCAGTCCGGCTATGTGAGAGGATTTAACCACCCGTGTGGATGCATCTGTGTCCCCGTCTCAGG AGAGCCCAAGAAGACCCAGGTTTTTAGTTTCTTCCAGACTGACCTGAGTGGCCTGCTCCCTCGCTCTGTGGTCGACTCCTTCTTCCCCTCCAGCATGACCGAGTTCTACAGCAACCTGTCCAAGGCTGTCAAATCCCTCAAGGACCTTTGA